From the Vibrio alginolyticus NBRC 15630 = ATCC 17749 genome, one window contains:
- a CDS encoding BCCT family transporter, which translates to MTKGIDKYSIDSTDYTVGQDNVQKWGFDVHNPVFGISAGLIALFLVAALVLDAHTAKTALDGLKWKIIGSFDWLFIIAGNIFVIFCLALIVSPMGKIRLGGKDAVADYSFMSWLAMLFAAGMGIGLMFWSVAEPVAYFTGWYETPLGVEANTPEAARLALGATMFHWGLHPWAIYGVVALSLAFFAYNKGLPLSMRSIFYPLLGDRAWGWAGHIVDILAVLATLFGLATSLGLGAQQAASGIHHVFGVEPGLGLQIVVITVVTLLAVVSVVRGIDGGVKVISNINMVVAFLLLLLVGLIGWAASLGSIPTTLMAYVENIIPLSNPFGRTDEAWFQGWTVFYWAWWISWSPFVGMFIARVSRGRTVREFITAVLLVPTAVTVVWMSVFGGLAIEQVVDKVGELGTNGLTDVSLAMFQMFDVLPFGSMLSIIAVVLVLVFFITSSDSGSLVIDSITAGGKVDAPVLQRVFWAFMEGAIAVALLWIGGSEAVQALQAGAISTALPFTFILLAMCVSLLMGMRTERQ; encoded by the coding sequence ATGACAAAGGGTATAGATAAGTACAGTATCGATAGTACCGACTATACGGTAGGTCAGGACAACGTTCAAAAATGGGGTTTTGATGTTCATAACCCAGTTTTTGGTATTAGTGCAGGTTTAATTGCGCTGTTTCTTGTCGCTGCATTAGTTCTAGATGCACATACCGCAAAGACGGCACTTGATGGGCTGAAGTGGAAAATTATTGGTTCATTCGATTGGTTGTTCATTATTGCAGGTAACATTTTCGTTATTTTCTGTTTGGCGCTTATCGTCTCACCAATGGGTAAGATTCGACTAGGTGGTAAAGACGCTGTTGCCGATTACTCGTTTATGTCATGGCTTGCAATGCTATTTGCAGCTGGTATGGGTATCGGTTTAATGTTCTGGAGTGTTGCAGAACCTGTCGCTTACTTCACCGGTTGGTATGAAACGCCACTTGGTGTTGAGGCAAATACACCAGAAGCCGCGAGATTGGCACTGGGTGCAACGATGTTCCACTGGGGCCTTCACCCATGGGCAATTTACGGTGTTGTAGCACTTTCTTTAGCATTCTTTGCCTACAACAAAGGTTTACCGCTATCTATGCGTTCGATCTTCTACCCACTTCTGGGTGATCGTGCATGGGGTTGGGCTGGCCACATTGTGGACATTCTGGCTGTGCTTGCGACTTTATTTGGTCTTGCTACATCCCTAGGTTTAGGTGCGCAGCAAGCAGCAAGTGGTATTCATCACGTATTTGGTGTTGAGCCAGGCCTAGGTCTGCAAATCGTCGTTATTACCGTGGTGACTTTACTTGCTGTTGTTTCAGTCGTACGCGGCATCGATGGTGGTGTTAAAGTCATTAGTAACATCAACATGGTTGTGGCGTTCTTGTTACTTCTCCTTGTTGGTCTTATCGGTTGGGCGGCGAGCCTAGGTTCGATTCCAACCACACTTATGGCATATGTAGAGAATATCATCCCACTAAGTAACCCGTTTGGTCGTACGGACGAAGCTTGGTTCCAAGGCTGGACAGTGTTCTACTGGGCTTGGTGGATTTCATGGTCGCCATTCGTAGGCATGTTCATCGCGCGTGTTTCTCGTGGTCGTACCGTTCGCGAGTTCATCACAGCAGTTCTACTGGTTCCAACTGCGGTTACCGTTGTTTGGATGTCTGTATTTGGTGGCCTGGCGATCGAGCAAGTTGTTGATAAAGTAGGTGAGCTGGGCACAAATGGCTTGACTGACGTATCACTTGCTATGTTCCAAATGTTTGATGTTCTTCCATTTGGTAGCATGCTTTCTATCATCGCTGTTGTGCTGGTACTTGTGTTCTTCATTACGTCTTCTGACTCTGGTTCACTTGTTATCGACAGTATCACGGCAGGTGGTAAAGTCGATGCACCTGTACTTCAACGTGTCTTCTGGGCATTCATGGAAGGTGCAATTGCGGTTGCTCTGCTATGGATTGGTGGCTCCGAGGCGGTTCAAGCTCTTCAGGCTGGTGCCATTTCTACAGCACTGCCATTTACCTTCATTCTGCTTGCAATGTGTGTGAGCTTATTGATGGGTATGCGAACTGAGCGTCAGTAA
- a CDS encoding 3'-5' exonuclease, which produces MIKKLFQKPTIQWPTKFEQKLEMAKDENLIAFYSNKPPAPETPLSEVEFVALDFETTGLNPEKHDIITIGLVPFNLKRIFLRNSRHWKVRPQRALDEDSVIIHGITHSELIDAPDLGDILSELLPCLSGKIIVVHYRRIEREFLDKALKSRLGEGIEFPVLDTLHLEETIQQKRSGSLWKRLKGKKPESVRLAQSRRRYGLPDYTPHHALTDAIATAELLQAQIAHHYSEEQPISEFWL; this is translated from the coding sequence ATGATTAAAAAGCTCTTTCAGAAGCCAACCATTCAGTGGCCAACGAAGTTTGAACAAAAGCTGGAGATGGCGAAGGATGAGAATTTAATTGCGTTTTATAGCAACAAGCCGCCTGCTCCAGAAACACCGTTATCTGAGGTGGAGTTCGTGGCGTTAGATTTCGAAACGACGGGTTTGAATCCTGAAAAACATGACATCATTACTATTGGTTTAGTGCCGTTTAACCTGAAGCGAATTTTCCTACGTAACTCGCGTCATTGGAAGGTACGTCCACAGCGTGCACTCGATGAAGACTCAGTCATTATACACGGTATTACTCACAGCGAATTGATCGATGCGCCTGACTTAGGCGATATCTTAAGCGAGCTGCTACCATGCTTAAGCGGGAAAATCATTGTTGTTCATTACCGTCGTATCGAGAGAGAGTTTCTGGATAAAGCGCTCAAAAGCCGTTTAGGGGAAGGTATTGAGTTTCCTGTTTTAGATACGCTGCACCTTGAAGAAACGATTCAACAGAAACGTTCAGGCTCTCTCTGGAAGCGTTTAAAAGGGAAAAAACCAGAATCGGTTCGGCTAGCGCAATCTCGACGCCGTTATGGGCTGCCAGACTATACGCCTCACCATGCATTAACCGATGCAATTGCTACCGCAGAGCTACTGCAAGCGCAAATCGCCCATCATTACAGTGAAGAGCAACCCATCAGTGAGTTCTGGCTGTAA
- a CDS encoding DUF294 nucleotidyltransferase-like domain-containing protein has translation MDAELLEIYNFLAKYPPFNELPEETLNKVTESVEISYYREDTPIIHFGDYIQDLYVVRSGVVEVYRRKGELYNRLDEGDLFGQMGMLTNNKVRFPVKAIEDTLLYCIPGDIFQEIYDNFDSFADFVEVENSARLRQAISENKDANDLTTSKVKTLLTGDAHTIDRGQTIQQAAQQMANDNVSALLIVDPDFVRDEDDPQSPVLGIITDRDLCTRVLAEGLSPQDDVSSVMTTEVMSLDHNAYIYEAMLTMLRYNVHHLPVVKNQLPIGIIETTDIVRYESQNSLLLVSSIFQQQTIEDLAVVAEEVKSSFVRLVNEDANSHMVGSAMSVIGRSFKQRLLEMAEEELGPPPIPYCFLALGSMGRDEQLLVTDQDNAIILDETYQEEKHGKYFEALAKYVSDGLDACGYKYCTGDIMATNPLWRMTRSEWEECFADWIDNPNPKALLNASIFFDLDGVYGRLKWAEQLTSFIVRRARKNNRFLACLARNALNRTPPLGFFKDFVMEKDGRHNNSINLKRRGTAPLVDLIRVHSLAVGSRAQNSFERLDDIIDAGILPKGRAQDLKDALEFISMVRIRHQATDVELGIDPDNNIEPENLSEFERRNLKDAFQILSNGQNFLKFRYQANKSFK, from the coding sequence ATGGATGCAGAACTTCTCGAGATTTACAACTTTCTCGCCAAGTATCCCCCGTTCAATGAACTCCCTGAAGAAACACTAAACAAGGTGACAGAGAGTGTCGAAATCTCGTACTACCGAGAAGATACCCCCATCATCCATTTTGGAGACTATATCCAAGATTTATACGTGGTGCGAAGCGGTGTTGTTGAAGTTTATCGACGCAAAGGTGAGCTGTATAACCGCCTTGACGAAGGTGACCTATTTGGCCAGATGGGCATGCTCACCAATAACAAAGTCCGCTTTCCGGTAAAAGCCATTGAGGATACCCTGCTCTACTGTATTCCTGGTGACATTTTCCAAGAAATTTACGATAACTTTGATTCCTTTGCGGATTTTGTTGAAGTTGAAAATAGCGCTCGTTTACGCCAAGCCATTTCAGAAAACAAAGACGCCAATGACCTGACGACGTCGAAAGTGAAAACCTTGCTGACTGGCGATGCTCATACGATTGATCGTGGTCAGACAATCCAGCAAGCCGCGCAGCAAATGGCGAATGACAACGTATCGGCTTTACTTATCGTCGACCCAGATTTCGTTCGTGACGAAGACGATCCACAGTCCCCAGTACTTGGTATCATTACTGACCGTGATTTGTGTACCCGTGTGTTAGCTGAAGGTTTGTCCCCACAGGACGATGTGTCCAGTGTGATGACCACGGAGGTCATGTCTCTTGACCACAACGCTTACATCTATGAAGCAATGTTAACGATGCTGCGTTACAACGTACATCACCTACCAGTGGTAAAAAACCAATTACCAATCGGTATTATCGAAACAACCGACATTGTTCGTTATGAATCTCAGAATTCGTTGTTGTTGGTGAGTAGTATTTTCCAACAACAGACTATCGAAGATTTAGCCGTTGTTGCCGAAGAAGTGAAAAGCAGCTTCGTGCGTCTGGTCAATGAAGATGCCAACTCTCACATGGTGGGTAGCGCGATGTCGGTCATTGGACGAAGCTTCAAACAGCGTCTGCTAGAAATGGCAGAAGAAGAGCTTGGCCCACCGCCAATTCCTTATTGTTTCCTTGCACTTGGCTCAATGGGGCGAGATGAGCAACTGTTGGTGACTGACCAAGATAACGCCATCATTCTAGATGAGACTTATCAAGAGGAGAAACATGGTAAATACTTCGAAGCCCTAGCAAAATACGTCAGCGATGGGTTAGATGCCTGTGGCTACAAATATTGCACAGGCGATATTATGGCAACCAACCCACTATGGCGCATGACTCGTTCAGAGTGGGAAGAGTGTTTTGCTGACTGGATTGATAACCCGAACCCGAAAGCACTACTCAACGCCTCCATCTTTTTCGATTTGGATGGCGTCTATGGCCGCTTAAAATGGGCAGAACAGTTAACCAGCTTTATTGTTCGTCGCGCTCGAAAGAACAACCGCTTCTTAGCGTGTTTGGCTCGTAACGCACTAAACAGAACACCACCTCTGGGCTTCTTTAAAGACTTCGTGATGGAAAAAGATGGCAGACACAACAACTCCATCAACCTCAAACGTCGCGGTACTGCTCCTCTGGTCGACTTAATTCGTGTTCACTCTCTGGCAGTTGGCTCACGTGCACAGAACTCGTTTGAGCGTCTCGACGACATCATTGACGCTGGCATTTTGCCAAAAGGTCGAGCACAAGACTTAAAAGACGCGTTAGAGTTTATTTCCATGGTGCGTATTCGTCACCAAGCGACGGACGTGGAACTAGGCATTGATCCTGATAACAATATCGAACCGGAAAACCTCTCTGAGTTTGAACGTCGCAACCTAAAGGATGCATTCCAGATCCTAAGCAATGGTCAAAATTTCCTTAAGTTCCGCTACCAAGCGAACAAGAGCTTTAAGTGA
- a CDS encoding MarR family winged helix-turn-helix transcriptional regulator, translated as MEKYEEVLVSIRQIIRAIDLHSKKLSKESGLTAPQLILMRAINDLDNVTIKQLSSHTNMSQATATTILDRLERGQFVERQRSVQDKRKVHAVLTSKGQEALKQAPTPLQEHFINRFQKLEEWEQSLLLSSVQRISTMMNAEDIDVAPMLELGSITKAD; from the coding sequence TTGGAAAAGTACGAAGAAGTATTGGTCTCGATTCGTCAGATCATCCGCGCTATTGATTTACATTCTAAAAAGCTGAGCAAAGAGTCTGGATTGACTGCTCCACAGTTGATTTTGATGCGCGCTATCAATGACTTAGATAACGTGACGATTAAACAGTTGTCTAGCCACACTAACATGAGCCAAGCGACCGCAACGACCATTCTAGATAGACTAGAACGAGGCCAGTTTGTTGAGCGTCAGCGCAGTGTTCAAGACAAGCGTAAAGTGCATGCTGTACTTACGAGCAAGGGCCAAGAAGCTTTAAAACAAGCACCAACGCCGCTGCAAGAGCACTTCATTAATCGATTCCAAAAATTGGAAGAATGGGAGCAATCCCTTCTACTATCTTCCGTTCAACGCATCTCGACGATGATGAATGCAGAGGACATCGATGTTGCTCCAATGCTAGAGCTTGGTAGCATTACCAAAGCCGATTAG
- a CDS encoding amino acid aminotransferase, with protein sequence MFEKVVAAPADPILGLTEEFKKDARADKINLGVGIYKNEQGETPVLATVKKAEAALVETEKTKSYLTIEGTAEYGIAVQKLLFGSDAEIVNEKRAKTAQAPGGTGALRVAGEFIKRQLGDVKIWISNPTWANHNGVFTAAGIETAQYSYYNAETKDKDFDAMLNDLQSASEGDIVLLHGCCHNPTGIDPTAEEWETLAKLVAEKKLLPLFDFAYQGFAKGVEEDAAGLRTFAKYNKEILVASSFSKNFGLYNERVGAFTLVAESEEVATTAFSQVKAIIRSIYSNPPAHGSAVVTHILGNAEMRAEWEAEVAEMRDRIQEMRELFVATLKAEGVDADFSFIERQNGMFSFSGLSKEQVNRLKEEFGIYIVGSGRISVAGMTKSNMGPLCKGIAAVL encoded by the coding sequence ATGTTTGAAAAAGTAGTTGCCGCTCCGGCTGACCCTATTCTTGGCCTTACTGAAGAGTTTAAAAAAGATGCTCGCGCAGACAAAATTAACCTTGGCGTAGGTATTTACAAAAACGAGCAAGGCGAAACTCCCGTTCTTGCGACAGTAAAGAAAGCTGAAGCAGCACTTGTTGAAACTGAAAAAACCAAATCTTACCTAACCATCGAAGGCACAGCAGAGTACGGCATTGCAGTGCAAAAACTGCTTTTCGGCTCTGATGCAGAAATTGTAAACGAAAAACGCGCTAAAACAGCTCAAGCTCCGGGTGGTACTGGTGCACTACGTGTTGCCGGCGAGTTTATTAAACGTCAACTAGGCGATGTAAAGATCTGGATCAGCAACCCAACATGGGCGAACCACAACGGCGTATTTACTGCTGCTGGTATCGAAACGGCACAATACAGCTACTACAATGCTGAAACAAAAGACAAAGACTTCGATGCGATGCTAAATGATCTGCAATCTGCATCTGAAGGCGACATCGTGCTTCTACACGGCTGCTGTCACAACCCTACAGGGATCGATCCTACGGCTGAAGAATGGGAAACATTGGCGAAACTTGTCGCAGAGAAGAAATTGCTTCCTCTGTTCGACTTCGCCTACCAAGGCTTTGCTAAAGGTGTGGAAGAAGATGCTGCAGGTCTTCGTACTTTTGCTAAATACAACAAAGAAATCCTAGTCGCGAGCTCTTTCTCGAAAAACTTTGGCCTATACAATGAACGCGTAGGTGCCTTCACGTTAGTAGCTGAGTCAGAAGAAGTCGCAACAACCGCTTTTTCTCAAGTTAAAGCCATTATTCGCTCTATCTACTCTAACCCACCTGCACACGGCAGCGCTGTCGTGACTCACATTCTTGGCAACGCCGAAATGCGTGCGGAATGGGAAGCTGAAGTAGCAGAAATGCGTGACCGCATTCAAGAAATGCGTGAACTGTTTGTAGCGACACTAAAAGCAGAGGGTGTGGACGCAGACTTTAGTTTCATCGAACGTCAAAATGGTATGTTCTCTTTCTCTGGTCTTTCTAAAGAGCAAGTTAACCGCCTTAAAGAAGAGTTCGGTATTTACATTGTCGGTTCTGGCCGAATCAGTGTTGCTGGTATGACGAAGTCAAATATGGGCCCTCTATGTAAAGGCATTGCAGCGGTTTTATAA
- a CDS encoding outer membrane beta-barrel protein, producing MVRNLLLVSLAALPAISSAAVMDQAEKFGYEHIHLDVGAGTTNEEWLDNSNATTVGLGGNYLFTENWLFNVDYSAQFFHPDDFTLRIDRLLFGGGYRYGVTEQFDIYGLYGIGAIKAKATDDKTDNTLSSDSELIQAVTVGVNYLLSEKLIATAEVELNRSDIVDENNFKIGLNYQWHKVIGTGLFYQFRDTDYSGESSDYVNEVGLSLKFVY from the coding sequence ATGGTGAGAAATTTATTGCTTGTTTCTTTAGCTGCTTTGCCGGCGATATCAAGCGCAGCGGTCATGGACCAAGCAGAAAAATTTGGGTACGAACACATTCATTTGGATGTTGGTGCCGGAACGACAAACGAAGAATGGTTAGATAACTCTAATGCGACCACAGTTGGACTCGGTGGTAACTATTTGTTTACTGAGAACTGGTTGTTTAATGTTGATTACTCAGCGCAGTTTTTCCATCCGGATGATTTTACTCTTCGCATTGACCGCCTTTTGTTTGGTGGTGGTTACCGTTATGGAGTTACAGAGCAATTCGATATCTACGGGCTATATGGAATAGGCGCAATCAAAGCGAAAGCGACGGACGACAAAACGGATAATACGTTGTCTTCCGATAGCGAATTGATTCAAGCTGTAACTGTTGGGGTGAATTACTTGCTCAGTGAAAAGCTTATTGCGACAGCTGAAGTGGAGTTGAACCGTAGTGATATCGTTGATGAGAACAATTTTAAGATCGGTCTTAACTACCAATGGCATAAAGTCATCGGCACTGGTCTTTTTTATCAGTTTAGAGATACTGATTACAGCGGTGAAAGCTCAGATTACGTCAATGAAGTAGGGCTGAGTTTGAAGTTTGTCTACTAG
- a CDS encoding methyl-accepting chemotaxis protein — MKLSLKQKLIGASLSAVVVMATALTWLSAGQLFDQTRSGVYSRAQSLSTTASEGISDWVNIRKDIATAFNDYSTEQDVVPFLQQARKAGGFDDIFLGTPNGDMYRSHPERNRADYDPRTRPWYKDADAAGKQIITAAYQDAITNALLVTIAEPVMKNGQFVGVVGADVLIDQLISDVINLDAGENAHAMLIDMNEGTFLAHPDKSLTLKPITSVLKDFSEEAIERAADEGRIEDTVIKGKEKLYYFNKVPGTHWMFAIEMDRATEEAGHAVLLRDLLFTAVAITIVVILAVSWLVGFLFRDLNRVSNALEEIASGEGDLTQRLEPRSDDEVGKLAENFNRFVGNMHTMVTKLSHVSSALSEQARTTAQQAEERSQRISYQQDEINMVATAVNEMAAATQEIAGNADSTASNSEEAVQACSHGSSQVTQTQGSIQNLAQEVQVATDVIQELEAHGNSINTILSTIQGIAEQTNLLALNAAIEAARAGEQGRGFAVVADEVRVLSQRTHASTQEIQETIEMLQGTTAKAVGIMGDSRRLADTSVDDANAAAASLTQIHTAVERISDMATQIASAAEEQASVTTEITRNTEGIRDVSNELSVEAHQAAEQAAHLSELSHELEQEIQRFKL; from the coding sequence ATGAAATTATCATTAAAACAAAAGCTTATAGGCGCAAGCCTTTCTGCTGTTGTTGTGATGGCAACAGCACTTACTTGGTTGTCGGCTGGTCAATTATTTGATCAGACTCGTTCAGGTGTCTATTCACGTGCGCAAAGTCTTAGTACTACTGCGTCAGAGGGAATTTCTGATTGGGTCAATATCCGTAAAGATATTGCCACTGCGTTCAACGACTACTCGACCGAGCAAGACGTTGTTCCTTTCCTACAACAAGCTCGCAAGGCTGGTGGCTTCGATGACATCTTCCTTGGTACACCAAACGGTGATATGTACCGCTCTCATCCGGAGCGTAACCGTGCTGATTATGACCCTCGCACACGTCCTTGGTACAAGGATGCTGATGCCGCGGGTAAGCAAATCATCACAGCCGCATATCAAGACGCAATCACGAATGCACTACTTGTGACCATTGCTGAGCCAGTAATGAAAAATGGTCAGTTTGTTGGTGTTGTTGGTGCGGACGTACTGATCGATCAGCTTATCAGCGATGTGATTAACTTAGATGCAGGTGAAAACGCGCATGCGATGCTAATCGACATGAATGAAGGCACCTTCTTAGCGCATCCAGATAAAAGCTTGACGCTTAAGCCTATCACCAGTGTTCTAAAAGATTTTTCAGAAGAGGCAATTGAGCGCGCCGCCGATGAAGGTCGTATCGAAGATACGGTAATCAAAGGAAAAGAGAAGCTTTACTACTTCAATAAAGTTCCTGGTACGCATTGGATGTTTGCGATTGAAATGGATCGCGCAACAGAAGAAGCAGGTCATGCGGTATTGCTACGAGATCTATTGTTTACTGCTGTGGCGATCACGATTGTGGTTATTCTTGCAGTTTCTTGGCTAGTTGGTTTCTTGTTCCGTGACTTGAACCGCGTATCAAATGCACTGGAAGAAATTGCATCTGGTGAAGGTGACTTAACGCAACGCCTAGAACCACGCAGTGATGATGAAGTAGGTAAACTGGCGGAAAACTTCAACCGTTTTGTTGGCAACATGCACACAATGGTTACTAAGCTTAGCCACGTATCTTCTGCGCTTTCAGAGCAAGCACGCACGACAGCACAGCAAGCTGAGGAGCGTAGTCAGCGTATCTCTTACCAGCAAGATGAAATCAACATGGTGGCGACGGCCGTGAACGAAATGGCAGCAGCGACACAAGAAATTGCAGGTAATGCTGATAGCACGGCAAGTAACTCAGAAGAAGCGGTTCAAGCTTGTTCACACGGTTCAAGCCAAGTAACTCAAACGCAAGGCTCTATTCAGAACTTAGCGCAAGAAGTTCAAGTTGCTACTGATGTGATTCAAGAGCTAGAAGCACACGGAAATAGCATCAATACGATTCTATCAACGATTCAAGGCATTGCAGAGCAAACGAACCTACTTGCACTTAACGCGGCGATCGAAGCGGCACGTGCAGGTGAGCAAGGCCGTGGTTTTGCTGTGGTTGCAGATGAAGTCCGCGTATTGAGCCAACGTACTCATGCTTCAACGCAAGAGATTCAAGAAACTATCGAGATGCTACAAGGCACAACGGCCAAAGCGGTCGGTATTATGGGTGACAGTCGTCGTCTAGCTGATACCAGTGTTGATGATGCCAATGCGGCTGCAGCGAGCTTGACGCAAATCCACACTGCTGTTGAGCGTATCAGTGATATGGCAACGCAGATTGCTTCAGCAGCAGAAGAGCAAGCATCGGTAACCACAGAGATCACTCGTAACACTGAAGGTATTCGTGACGTGTCTAACGAGTTGTCAGTCGAAGCTCATCAAGCAGCAGAACAAGCTGCTCACCTGTCTGAGCTATCACACGAACTTGAACAAGAGATTCAACGCTTTAAGCTGTAA